CCGCTTAATAGTGCATTTATTTCTTCCTGTGATAAAAGATCACTCATTTCCTTCATCTCCTTTGATGCCCGTCTTAGTAATTTTCACGCAGTTTCTCCTATTTTTTATCCCTGGCTTACCTTTAAATTTTACTTTACCATTTATCATAATATCAATTGGTTCTTTATATTTTCTATCAATAAGAATGATATCCCCAATTTCAAAATTCAATAAATCCTTAACGGTAATTTGTGATGTACCTATAACTGCTGTTACTGGCACATATGTATTGCTTATTTTACTCTTTAAATATTGAATATTTCCTTCCTTTTGTTTATTATTATTAGAGAACCAAAATTTAGTAGTTAACTTTGGCAACACTGGTTCTATTGCAATATGTGGTATGCAAAAATTTATATATCCCTCACTTTCATTTAAATTTATGGATAATGTACACAAAGCAATTGTTTCATTTGGAGATATAATCTGCATAAACTGCGAATTTGTTTCTATCTTTGTTATTTCAGGAGAAAATTCTGTAACATTATTCCATGAATCCTTAACGAAAGGCATTAACTGCTTTGCTATCCTTGTCAATAAACCTATTTCTATTTCTGTATAATCCCTTTGCAACATTTCTGTTTTCCCAACACCGCCTAAAATTTTATCAATAATTGCAAATGTTGTATTGCTATTTAGTTCCAGCAATATAGGACCTTCCAAAGGTTCTGCATCAATTATTGCAATAAAAACGGGATTTGTAAGGGAATTACTAAATTCATAATATGTAATTTGTTCAACAGAAACAACAGATACCTGTACCAATGTTCTTAAATAGCCAGATAAAAAAGTAGTAAAACTTCTTGACATATTTTCAAAAATCATCTGGAGAGTTCTCAATTGTTCTTTTGAAAATCTATTTGGTCTTTTAAAGTCATAAGGCCTAATCTTATTTTCTTTTTTTTCATCTTTGATTTCTTTCACATCGATTTTTCCGGAATCAAAGGCCTTTAAAAGTGCATCAATTTCATTTTGTGACAATATTTCTGCCATTAGAACCCTCCTTTTTTACTGAACAATAAAATCGTCAAAATATACATTTTTAATTTTATCTGATCCAATTATTTTATTTACCTCTGTTTTTATTTCATTTTGAAGCTTCAATTGCCCTTGTGCACCATCTATTTCATCTGACGATTTATTCCTTAAAATTTGAATTATTACATCTCTTATTTTAGGGTTTTCCTTTTGCAATGAATCCAAAAGGGTCTTATCAGTTACTTGAAATTCTATTACAGCCCTAATAAATTTATTATCACCTTTAAGGTTTGTTACAAATTCTTTGCCGGGTGAATAATTATAGTATTCAACAGGCTTAGGTTTTGAATTATTGCTAAAATAAAAGAAGTAAGCTCCTAAAGCAATGATTATTACAATTAAAATTATTATTAACATATTCTTTTTCATACAAACACCTCTATCTGGTTTTCTTAACGTATATAATCTATTATATCAGTCACTTATAAATTTTCCTTTTATAGAGGATTACTTTATTAATGATCTCATTTTTACTCTCTTTAACAACTATCCTTCTGCCGGTTGTAAGACTAATAACAGTATCAGGTGTTTCTTCAATAAATTCTATTAAATCAGCATTAACTATAAATTCATCCCCATTAATCCTCGTTACACTTATCATATTACACCCCCTTAATATAACCAGGCATTATAAGCCTGATTATATTATCTTTTCAAATTTACAAGGTCTTGAAGTATTTCATCTGATGTCGTGATAACCTTAGAATTTGCCTGAAATCCTCTTTCTGTTGTAATCATATCGGAAAATTCGTTTGCAAGGTCAACATTTGACATTTCCAGTGTACCGGGATTTAAAGCACCCCTCGTAGAAGTTGCCGGTACTCCTATCATTGGATCGCCTGAGTTAACGGTATTGATAAACATGGTATTTCCGGTTTTCTCAAGCCCCATCGGGTTCTGAAAATCTGCTGTTGCAATCTGACCAATAACCTGTCTTCTACCATTAGAATAAATTCCTGATATTACACCATATTTATCAATATTTATATTTTCAAGAGAACCGGCAGCATTTCCATCTTTACTAAGCTCCCGTATATCAGTATCATTTGAAAACATTGTGAGCTTTGATAAATCTGTACTAACCGGACCTATTGTAGCATTGGTTTTAGTGGTATCCATGGTAAATGTTAATGTTCCAGTTGCAGTACCAGAAATATTACCATTAGCATCGAAGGTCAAAGTACCATTACCTGTAAT
This is a stretch of genomic DNA from Aceticella autotrophica. It encodes these proteins:
- the fliM gene encoding flagellar motor switch protein FliM; the encoded protein is MAEILSQNEIDALLKAFDSGKIDVKEIKDEKKENKIRPYDFKRPNRFSKEQLRTLQMIFENMSRSFTTFLSGYLRTLVQVSVVSVEQITYYEFSNSLTNPVFIAIIDAEPLEGPILLELNSNTTFAIIDKILGGVGKTEMLQRDYTEIEIGLLTRIAKQLMPFVKDSWNNVTEFSPEITKIETNSQFMQIISPNETIALCTLSINLNESEGYINFCIPHIAIEPVLPKLTTKFWFSNNNKQKEGNIQYLKSKISNTYVPVTAVIGTSQITVKDLLNFEIGDIILIDRKYKEPIDIMINGKVKFKGKPGIKNRRNCVKITKTGIKGDEGNE
- a CDS encoding flagellar basal body-associated FliL family protein; this encodes MKKNMLIIILIVIIIALGAYFFYFSNNSKPKPVEYYNYSPGKEFVTNLKGDNKFIRAVIEFQVTDKTLLDSLQKENPKIRDVIIQILRNKSSDEIDGAQGQLKLQNEIKTEVNKIIGSDKIKNVYFDDFIVQ
- a CDS encoding flagellar FlbD family protein; translated protein: MISVTRINGDEFIVNADLIEFIEETPDTVISLTTGRRIVVKESKNEIINKVILYKRKIYK